The Geobacter sp. AOG2 genome includes a window with the following:
- the rnpA gene encoding ribonuclease P protein component, which produces MGERGADAFPKSVRLRKRFEFLRLLNSPHKFATRGFLVVWLENGGTQARLGATVSKKVGCAVIRNRVKRYIRESFRQMRFPLPGVDINVVARRDAAALDFSAVQRELEKAFRHIGTSPCSSALRSS; this is translated from the coding sequence GTGGGAGAGCGGGGCGCCGATGCGTTTCCCAAGTCGGTACGGCTGCGGAAACGTTTCGAATTCCTCAGGCTTCTGAACTCTCCCCACAAGTTTGCCACCAGGGGTTTCCTTGTCGTATGGCTGGAGAACGGTGGAACCCAGGCACGCCTGGGGGCCACGGTCAGTAAAAAGGTCGGTTGCGCCGTGATTCGCAACAGGGTCAAACGCTATATCAGAGAGTCGTTCAGGCAGATGCGGTTTCCGTTACCGGGGGTCGACATCAACGTAGTGGCACGGCGCGACGCCGCGGCACTGGATTTCAGCGCCGTTCAGCGCGAACTTGAAAAGGCCTTCAGGCATATCGGCACATCCCCATGCTCAAGCGCATTGCGCTCATCGTAA
- the yidD gene encoding membrane protein insertion efficiency factor YidD codes for MLKRIALIVIRLYQKLLSPLLPQTCRFYPSCSEYSRESIVRHGVARGVWLTLIRLCKCHPFHPGGFDPVP; via the coding sequence ATGCTCAAGCGCATTGCGCTCATCGTAATCAGGTTGTACCAGAAGCTGCTGTCGCCACTTCTTCCGCAGACCTGCCGGTTTTATCCCTCCTGTTCCGAGTATTCCCGCGAATCAATTGTACGGCATGGAGTTGCCAGGGGAGTTTGGCTTACCCTTATCAGGCTCTGCAAATGCCATCCCTTTCATCCGGGTGGATTTGATCCGGTACCTTAA
- the yidC gene encoding membrane protein insertase YidC produces the protein MEKRAFLAVILSIAVFYAFSMVFGPGKKPLPQKTAQEAVSASAATTPAPEPAVPPAAAANGAAVQTSQAGARDVTVDTDLYTAVFSSRGGSLKTLTLKKYREENTPTASQVVLGIHSDPSLLNFSTRATGINLPDGTVFQPDADKITLSSGESRQLTFNYVSGQGFTVRKVYTFAEGSYGIKLDTQVFNNSAAPLVGAIQQVMTYTAEHKVKNSRLDVSGSYIYTDNSLKSDKTKDVASASKKYDRNILWSGFADKYFLSAILAEKGSISSVEVKKNAAGFLEAIVTAPQFTINPGHAATVSQRLFVGPKDLDILKAQGDSLEQSLDLGWFTVIAKPLLYTLKFFHRYVGNYGIAIIIITVILKAIFFPLTHKSYKSMKGMQKIQPEMNKIREKYKNDRDGMNKAVMELYREHKVNPLGGCLPMVVQIPVFFALYRALMSSIELRHAPFFFWITDLSDKDPYYITPVIMGITMFVQQKMTPSQMDPMQQKMMLALPVVFTFMFLSFPSGLVLYWLVNNILTIGQQMYINKLVKD, from the coding sequence ATGGAAAAGCGCGCATTTCTGGCAGTCATTCTCTCGATAGCGGTTTTCTACGCATTTTCCATGGTCTTTGGACCGGGAAAGAAACCGCTTCCGCAAAAAACCGCTCAGGAAGCGGTCTCTGCCTCCGCGGCGACAACCCCCGCCCCTGAGCCGGCGGTGCCGCCGGCCGCCGCCGCCAATGGTGCCGCCGTTCAGACGAGCCAGGCCGGCGCGCGGGACGTTACCGTGGATACGGACCTCTACACCGCGGTGTTTTCTTCCCGCGGCGGGAGCCTCAAAACCCTGACCCTGAAAAAATACCGGGAGGAGAATACCCCCACGGCCAGCCAGGTCGTACTCGGCATCCACTCCGATCCCTCCCTTCTCAACTTCTCGACCAGGGCTACCGGGATCAACCTCCCGGACGGCACCGTCTTCCAGCCGGACGCCGACAAGATTACGCTGTCCTCCGGCGAGAGCCGGCAATTGACGTTCAACTACGTATCGGGCCAGGGCTTTACGGTGCGCAAGGTCTACACCTTCGCCGAAGGCTCCTACGGCATCAAGCTGGATACCCAGGTATTCAACAATTCCGCTGCTCCTTTGGTGGGAGCCATCCAGCAGGTCATGACCTATACCGCCGAACACAAGGTCAAGAACAGCCGTCTCGACGTGTCCGGGTCCTACATCTACACCGACAACAGCCTCAAGTCCGACAAGACCAAGGATGTGGCCTCCGCATCGAAAAAATACGACCGGAACATCCTCTGGTCCGGCTTTGCCGACAAATACTTCCTGAGCGCCATTCTGGCCGAGAAGGGGAGCATCTCCTCCGTCGAGGTGAAAAAGAACGCCGCCGGGTTCCTGGAAGCGATCGTCACCGCCCCCCAGTTCACCATCAATCCGGGGCATGCGGCCACGGTGTCGCAGCGCCTGTTCGTCGGCCCCAAGGACCTCGACATCCTCAAGGCCCAGGGCGATTCGCTGGAACAGTCCCTTGACCTGGGCTGGTTTACGGTCATAGCCAAGCCGTTGCTCTATACCCTCAAATTCTTCCATCGCTATGTGGGCAACTACGGTATCGCCATCATCATCATCACCGTTATCCTCAAGGCGATCTTCTTCCCGCTGACCCACAAGAGCTACAAGTCCATGAAGGGGATGCAGAAGATCCAGCCGGAGATGAACAAGATCCGCGAGAAGTACAAAAACGACCGCGACGGCATGAACAAGGCGGTCATGGAACTGTACCGCGAGCACAAGGTCAACCCGCTGGGGGGCTGCCTGCCCATGGTCGTACAGATCCCGGTGTTCTTCGCCCTCTACAGGGCGCTCATGTCTTCCATCGAACTGCGCCACGCGCCGTTCTTCTTCTGGATCACCGACCTGTCCGACAAGGACCCCTACTACATCACCCCGGTCATCATGGGGATCACCATGTTCGTGCAGCAGAAGATGACCCCCTCCCAGATGGACCCGATGCAGCAGAAGATGATGCTGGCCCTGCCGGTGGTGTTCACCTTCATGTTCCTGAGCTTCCCTTCCGGCCTGGTCCTGTACTGGCTGGTGAACAATATCCTGACCATCGGCCAGCAGATGTACATCAACAAGCTGGTCAAGGATTGA
- a CDS encoding UvrD-helicase domain-containing protein: protein MDYIADLHIHSPYSRATSPESNPAGLAGWARVKGIQVVGTGDFTHPGWFRRLKDELEPAEPGLFRLKNEAAIPSPLPGATPLAGPVRFLLSAEISSIYKRHGVVRKVHNLLYVPDFASAERLNAKLAGIGNIESDGRPILGLDSRNLLEILLEEAPEGFLVPAHIWTPWFSLFGSKSGFDAIEECFDDLTPHVFALETGLSSDPDMNRLISGLDRFALISNSDCHSPSKLGREANLLATDLDFFALRDAIKGNRRDTFRGTVEFFPEEGKYHADGHRACHVCLDPVESRRLGLRCPVCGRPLTIGVYHRVMELADREKPLYREDAPSVFSLIPLPEVLGEIVGAGPASKGVMEQYARTIGRFGSEFNLLLHAPLEEIREASPILGEAVERMRAGRVIRKPGFDGEYGVIRVFEEGEAERLAGQGSLFGDGPAPRRRRKKTEAVALPALETDATPVPVPPAESSGPNPEQAAAIASTSRHTLVAAGPGTGKTTALIGRVATLLAAGNDPARMAAITFTAKAAEEVRERLLRDVGPAGMGVFVGTFHRFCLDWLRRETPGLAVVGPEDRERLFKRLFPELGVTERKRLGDEVADHFIQPDDEVSEPVQRYLDELDRLVALDLDAVIPAFVQRLGREPGLRSRFCDSVGHLFVDEFQDLNESQFELVAILADRARIFAIGDPDQAIYGFRGSDLEFFFRFGGMPGVERLSLTGNYRCPASVVAAATAVIAHNDRRSGLPLAAVSGRRGGIELHTAPTGAAEAEFIVRRIEELMGGIEHFSLHSGRGGDGETGRGLGFGDLAVLFRLGRQAEEVAAALERRGIPYQQVGVTPFYLAPEIRAAYYWVQAAAGSETIADWLQLASALPGIGAAGIGRMEAALPLTGDFFASLSGRELPQGLRGALLDLERSLGRFRAAACSGLAAALLDVLPYLSVDPAQTVTGRFLDLAGSFGGDLKGFGSHLRRYAEATVYDERAEAVALMTLHAAKGLEFPVVFLAGAEEGLLPCSLWRDVDVEEERRLFYVGLTRARERVIVTSAVNRPWVGASPRQRSRFVAEIPRPLLTDAPAGPARKTKGAQDPGQMDLF, encoded by the coding sequence ATGGACTACATCGCCGACCTTCATATCCATTCCCCCTACTCACGGGCCACCAGCCCGGAGAGTAATCCGGCCGGCCTGGCCGGCTGGGCGCGGGTCAAGGGGATCCAGGTGGTCGGCACCGGCGACTTCACTCACCCCGGCTGGTTCCGCCGCCTCAAGGACGAGTTGGAGCCGGCCGAACCGGGGTTGTTCCGGCTGAAGAATGAGGCCGCCATCCCCTCGCCGCTGCCGGGGGCAACGCCCCTTGCCGGGCCGGTGCGGTTTCTCCTCTCGGCCGAGATCAGCAGTATCTACAAACGCCACGGCGTGGTGCGCAAGGTCCACAACCTGCTCTACGTGCCGGACTTTGCCTCTGCCGAGCGGCTGAACGCCAAACTGGCCGGCATCGGCAACATCGAGTCCGACGGCCGCCCCATCCTGGGGCTGGACAGCCGAAACCTGCTGGAGATCCTGCTGGAAGAGGCTCCCGAAGGGTTCCTGGTTCCGGCCCATATCTGGACCCCCTGGTTCTCCCTGTTCGGTTCGAAATCGGGCTTCGACGCCATCGAGGAGTGTTTCGACGACCTGACGCCCCACGTCTTTGCCCTGGAGACCGGACTTTCCTCCGACCCGGACATGAACCGGCTCATCTCCGGCCTGGACCGTTTCGCCCTGATCTCCAACTCGGACTGCCACTCCCCCTCCAAGTTGGGGCGCGAGGCCAACCTCCTGGCCACCGACCTGGATTTTTTCGCCCTGCGGGACGCCATCAAGGGGAATCGGCGGGATACCTTCCGGGGCACGGTGGAATTCTTCCCCGAAGAGGGTAAGTACCATGCCGACGGCCACCGGGCCTGCCATGTCTGCCTCGATCCCGTGGAGAGCCGCAGGCTGGGGCTGCGCTGCCCCGTCTGCGGCAGACCCCTGACCATCGGTGTCTATCACCGGGTGATGGAACTGGCCGACCGGGAGAAGCCGCTCTACCGCGAGGACGCGCCCAGCGTGTTCAGCCTCATCCCCTTGCCCGAGGTGCTGGGAGAGATCGTCGGGGCGGGACCGGCCTCCAAGGGGGTCATGGAACAGTACGCCCGCACCATCGGGCGGTTCGGTTCGGAATTCAACCTGTTGCTGCACGCCCCTCTGGAGGAGATCCGCGAGGCTTCGCCGATCCTGGGAGAGGCCGTGGAACGCATGCGCGCCGGCCGGGTCATCCGCAAACCCGGTTTCGACGGCGAGTACGGCGTGATCAGGGTCTTCGAGGAAGGCGAGGCGGAACGCCTGGCCGGTCAGGGAAGCCTGTTCGGCGATGGGCCGGCGCCGCGACGCCGGAGAAAGAAGACGGAGGCCGTGGCGCTGCCTGCCCTGGAGACGGACGCGACGCCTGTCCCTGTCCCCCCGGCGGAATCGTCCGGTCCCAACCCGGAGCAGGCGGCGGCCATCGCCTCCACGAGCCGTCATACCCTGGTTGCCGCCGGGCCGGGGACCGGTAAAACCACGGCCCTGATAGGACGGGTGGCGACCCTGCTGGCGGCGGGGAACGACCCGGCCCGCATGGCGGCCATCACCTTTACCGCCAAGGCGGCCGAGGAGGTGCGCGAGCGCCTGCTGAGGGATGTCGGGCCGGCCGGCATGGGGGTGTTCGTGGGCACCTTCCACCGGTTTTGTCTCGATTGGCTCCGTCGCGAAACACCCGGTCTGGCGGTGGTCGGCCCGGAGGACCGGGAGCGTCTGTTCAAGCGCCTCTTCCCGGAACTGGGCGTGACGGAGCGGAAGCGCCTGGGTGACGAGGTGGCCGATCATTTCATCCAACCGGACGATGAGGTTTCCGAGCCGGTTCAACGCTATCTCGACGAACTGGACCGCCTCGTCGCCCTCGATCTGGATGCCGTCATTCCGGCCTTTGTCCAGCGGCTGGGCCGGGAGCCCGGCCTGCGCAGCCGTTTCTGCGACAGCGTCGGGCACCTCTTCGTTGATGAGTTCCAGGACCTGAACGAAAGTCAATTCGAGCTGGTGGCCATCCTGGCCGACCGGGCCCGGATCTTTGCCATCGGCGATCCCGACCAGGCCATCTACGGCTTCCGGGGAAGCGACCTGGAGTTCTTCTTCCGCTTCGGCGGGATGCCGGGTGTCGAGCGGTTATCCCTCACCGGCAACTACCGCTGCCCCGCTTCGGTCGTTGCAGCGGCGACGGCGGTCATCGCCCACAACGACAGGCGCAGCGGACTGCCGCTGGCCGCCGTTTCCGGGCGGCGGGGCGGCATTGAGCTGCATACCGCGCCGACCGGGGCGGCCGAGGCCGAATTCATCGTGCGCCGTATCGAGGAGTTGATGGGGGGCATCGAACACTTTTCCCTCCATTCCGGTCGGGGCGGGGACGGCGAAACAGGACGGGGATTGGGGTTCGGCGACCTGGCTGTGCTCTTCCGGCTCGGCAGGCAGGCCGAGGAGGTTGCCGCCGCCCTGGAACGGCGCGGCATACCGTACCAGCAGGTCGGGGTCACGCCCTTTTACCTTGCCCCGGAGATACGGGCGGCCTATTATTGGGTGCAGGCGGCCGCCGGGTCGGAGACCATAGCCGATTGGCTTCAGCTTGCAAGCGCCCTTCCGGGGATCGGGGCGGCCGGTATCGGGCGGATGGAGGCGGCACTCCCCCTGACGGGCGATTTCTTCGCCTCCCTTTCCGGCCGGGAGTTGCCCCAGGGGTTGCGCGGCGCTCTCCTTGACCTGGAGCGGTCCCTGGGCCGGTTTCGTGCCGCCGCCTGCAGCGGCCTGGCCGCGGCGCTGCTCGACGTGCTGCCGTACCTGTCCGTGGACCCGGCTCAGACCGTCACGGGGAGATTCCTGGATCTGGCCGGCAGCTTCGGCGGCGACCTGAAGGGGTTCGGCAGCCACCTGCGTCGCTATGCCGAGGCCACGGTCTACGACGAACGGGCCGAGGCCGTCGCCCTCATGACCCTGCATGCCGCCAAGGGACTGGAGTTCCCGGTTGTATTCCTGGCGGGCGCGGAGGAAGGCCTGCTTCCCTGTTCTCTCTGGCGGGATGTGGATGTCGAGGAGGAGCGCCGGCTGTTCTACGTCGGCCTTACCCGCGCCAGGGAGCGGGTGATTGTGACCTCCGCCGTCAACAGGCCGTGGGTTGGGGCATCCCCCCGTCAACGCTCCCGGTTTGTCGCCGAGATCCCGCGACCGTTGCTGACGGATGCGCCCGCAGGTCCGGCCAGGAAAACGAAGGGTGCGCAGGACCCGGGACAGATGGACCTGTTTTGA
- the mnmE gene encoding tRNA uridine-5-carboxymethylaminomethyl(34) synthesis GTPase MnmE, translating into MYIEDTIAAISTPQGEGGIGIVRISGGSAEAIGLRLFRFRTGGAFTDHFLHYGTVVAPDDGSVLDEAMAVLMRAPRSYTREDVLELHCHGGMLVVERVLAKVLDCGARLAEPGEFTRRAFINGRIDLVQAEAVMDVIAAKTDASLALAQRQRTGALSARIEAIRQGLTRSLAFIEASIDFPEDDIGETDTLALRSGVADALEELGRLLAGFDEGRILRDGISVLIVGKPNAGKSSLLNRLLKENRAIVTHIPGTTRDIIEETVNMGGLAVRLLDTAGIRHTDDVVEREGISRALDKIPQADLVLFVLDSSRPFTDEDRLILDAVTGKTAIAVLNKSDLPPVLELPPELAALPRVALSAGTGAGIDGLREVIRTTFLHGAALDSREFVAISRARHRDALASAHSILRLFLAGLGEGRELETLAIDLRDALAAVGQVTGETTTDDVLDVVFSSFCIGK; encoded by the coding sequence ATGTATATTGAGGACACCATCGCAGCCATCAGCACCCCCCAGGGCGAGGGGGGTATCGGCATCGTGCGCATCAGCGGCGGCAGTGCCGAGGCAATCGGCCTGCGGCTCTTCCGTTTCCGCACGGGCGGCGCCTTTACCGATCATTTTCTGCACTACGGCACGGTGGTGGCGCCGGATGACGGCAGCGTGCTGGACGAGGCCATGGCGGTCCTGATGCGGGCGCCCCGTTCCTATACCCGCGAGGACGTGCTGGAACTGCACTGCCATGGCGGCATGCTGGTGGTGGAGCGCGTTCTGGCCAAGGTCCTGGACTGCGGTGCGCGTCTGGCCGAACCGGGCGAATTCACCCGCCGGGCCTTCATCAACGGCAGGATCGACCTGGTGCAGGCCGAGGCGGTCATGGATGTGATCGCCGCCAAGACCGATGCGTCCCTGGCCCTTGCCCAGCGGCAGCGTACCGGCGCGCTCTCCGCCAGGATCGAAGCCATCCGCCAGGGGTTGACGAGGAGCCTTGCCTTTATCGAGGCCTCCATAGATTTCCCCGAAGACGACATCGGGGAGACCGACACGCTGGCCCTGCGGTCGGGCGTTGCCGATGCCCTGGAGGAACTCGGCAGGTTGCTGGCCGGTTTCGACGAAGGGCGCATCCTGAGGGACGGGATTTCCGTATTGATCGTCGGCAAGCCCAATGCCGGGAAATCCAGTCTGCTCAACCGCCTGCTCAAGGAAAACCGCGCCATTGTCACCCATATACCCGGCACGACCCGCGACATCATCGAGGAAACCGTCAACATGGGGGGGCTGGCGGTCCGCCTGCTGGACACGGCCGGTATCCGCCACACGGATGACGTTGTGGAGCGCGAAGGGATCAGCCGCGCCCTGGACAAGATCCCCCAGGCCGATCTGGTGCTGTTCGTGCTCGATTCGTCACGGCCGTTCACGGATGAGGATCGACTGATCCTGGACGCCGTGACGGGGAAAACGGCCATAGCGGTGTTGAACAAGAGCGACCTTCCGCCGGTTCTGGAACTGCCCCCCGAGTTGGCGGCGCTGCCCCGCGTCGCCCTGTCCGCCGGCACCGGTGCCGGCATCGACGGACTTCGGGAGGTGATCCGCACCACCTTTCTGCACGGGGCGGCCCTGGACAGTCGCGAATTCGTGGCCATCTCCCGTGCCCGTCATCGCGACGCCCTGGCCTCGGCCCATTCGATCCTCCGGCTGTTTCTTGCGGGCCTGGGCGAGGGTCGGGAGTTGGAAACCCTGGCCATCGACCTGCGCGACGCCCTGGCTGCCGTGGGTCAGGTCACCGGGGAAACCACCACGGACGATGTCCTGGACGTGGTCTTCTCGTCATTCTGTATCGGAAAATGA
- the mnmG gene encoding tRNA uridine-5-carboxymethylaminomethyl(34) synthesis enzyme MnmG, with the protein MHCYETIYDVIVVGAGHAGCEAALAAARMGCSTLLLTINLDAVALMSCNPAIGGLAKGHLVKEIDALGGEMARNIDATGIQFRILNTRKGPAVRASRAQADKQLYRLRMKRVLEQQDDLYLKQGEVTGLYLEGEELRGVDTRSGIRFLGKTVILTTGTFMRGLIHIGLTNYPGGRAGDLPSVGLSEQLGRLGFQVGRLKTGTPARLDGRTIDFSRLEPQYGDDPPVPFSFSTECITMPQVPCHIAYTNPRSHEIIRSGLDRSPLYAGVIEGIGPRYCPSIEDKVVRFPDKDRHQTFIEPEGLETVEVYPSGMSTSLPIDIQIPFYRSIEGLERVEIMRPAYAIEYDYVDPIQLRASLETKLIRNLYHAGQINGTSGYEEAAGQGLMAGINAALRVKGKEPLVLGRSEAYIGVMIDDLVTLGTREPYRMFTSRAEYRLLLREDNADMRLREKGHSVGLVREEVFGQFLRKREMIAAEYERICSGRLTMNDREQEFLSRHDLGDIQKGTSLEQLLRRPEITYGELAEFDDVSRETSPEVREQVEIQVKYRGYIERQLDQVERARKLEGTRLPEDLDYSSINGLTTEVREKLAKNRPDTLGQASRIPGVTPAAISVLSIALKAKGGKQGGREAGPEAL; encoded by the coding sequence ATGCACTGCTATGAAACCATATACGATGTGATTGTGGTGGGGGCCGGCCATGCCGGTTGCGAGGCGGCCCTGGCCGCTGCCCGCATGGGCTGCTCCACGCTGCTCCTGACCATCAACCTCGATGCGGTTGCGCTCATGTCCTGCAATCCGGCCATCGGCGGCCTTGCCAAGGGGCACTTGGTCAAGGAGATCGACGCCCTGGGTGGCGAGATGGCCAGGAACATCGACGCCACCGGCATCCAGTTCCGCATCCTCAACACCCGCAAGGGACCCGCGGTGCGCGCCTCCCGCGCCCAGGCGGACAAACAGCTCTACCGGCTGCGCATGAAGCGGGTTTTGGAGCAGCAGGACGACCTGTACCTCAAGCAGGGGGAGGTGACGGGGCTCTACCTGGAGGGTGAGGAACTGCGGGGTGTGGATACCCGCTCCGGCATCCGCTTTCTCGGCAAAACGGTCATTTTGACCACCGGCACCTTCATGCGGGGCCTGATCCACATCGGCCTGACCAATTATCCGGGCGGCAGGGCCGGGGATCTCCCCTCGGTGGGCCTTTCCGAGCAACTCGGCCGGCTCGGTTTCCAGGTGGGGCGGCTCAAGACCGGCACACCGGCGCGCCTCGACGGCCGGACCATCGACTTCTCCCGGTTGGAACCCCAGTACGGGGACGACCCGCCGGTGCCGTTCTCCTTCTCAACCGAATGTATCACCATGCCGCAGGTGCCGTGCCACATCGCCTATACCAACCCGCGTTCCCATGAGATCATCCGTTCCGGCCTGGACCGCTCGCCGCTCTACGCCGGGGTTATCGAGGGCATCGGTCCGCGCTACTGCCCCTCCATCGAGGATAAGGTGGTGCGTTTTCCCGACAAGGACCGGCACCAGACCTTTATCGAGCCCGAAGGATTGGAAACGGTGGAGGTCTATCCCAGCGGCATGTCCACCTCGCTGCCCATCGACATCCAGATACCGTTTTATCGCTCCATCGAGGGGCTGGAACGGGTGGAGATCATGCGCCCGGCCTATGCCATCGAATACGATTACGTGGACCCGATCCAGTTGCGCGCCTCCCTGGAGACCAAGCTGATCCGCAATCTCTATCACGCCGGCCAGATCAACGGCACCTCCGGCTACGAGGAGGCCGCCGGCCAGGGGTTGATGGCCGGTATCAACGCCGCCCTGAGGGTCAAGGGGAAAGAGCCCTTGGTGCTGGGGCGCAGTGAGGCCTACATCGGGGTGATGATCGACGACCTGGTCACCCTGGGCACCAGGGAACCGTACCGTATGTTCACCTCCCGGGCCGAGTACCGTCTGCTCCTGCGTGAGGACAACGCCGATATGCGCCTGCGCGAAAAGGGCCATAGCGTCGGCTTGGTTCGAGAGGAGGTCTTCGGGCAATTCCTGCGGAAGCGGGAGATGATTGCCGCAGAATACGAGCGGATCTGTTCCGGCCGGTTGACCATGAATGACCGGGAGCAGGAGTTCCTTTCCCGGCATGACCTTGGGGATATCCAGAAAGGGACCTCCCTGGAACAATTGCTCAGGCGTCCCGAGATCACCTATGGGGAGCTGGCGGAATTCGACGACGTTTCACGTGAAACGTCTCCCGAGGTGCGCGAGCAGGTGGAGATCCAGGTCAAATACCGCGGCTATATCGAACGGCAGCTTGACCAGGTGGAACGGGCGCGCAAACTGGAAGGCACCCGGTTACCCGAGGATCTGGATTATTCTTCCATCAACGGGCTCACGACCGAGGTGCGTGAAAAGCTGGCGAAGAACCGGCCCGACACCCTGGGGCAGGCCTCGCGCATTCCCGGCGTCACGCCCGCCGCCATCTCGGTGCTGTCCATTGCCCTGAAGGCCAAGGGCGGGAAACAGGGCGGCAGGGAAGCCGGGCCGGAGGCGCTGTGA
- the rsmG gene encoding 16S rRNA (guanine(527)-N(7))-methyltransferase RsmG codes for MIRRALEQGAKEMGLEISEENILAFELFADQLKKWNRKINLTAIISDEEIAVKHILDALVFAGCVRDGEKVLDMGSGAGVPAIPLKIVKPSVPVTSVDAVGKKILFQRHVARLLKFVGFEAIHARVEELCRTHGHGFDLITSRAFSRLEQFVGFAAPLLAEGGRLVAMKGPGAADEIQADEERLAALGFEIVSVTPYRLPFNKGERNLIGVTARKAA; via the coding sequence GTGATCCGTCGCGCGCTTGAACAGGGGGCGAAGGAGATGGGCCTGGAGATCTCGGAGGAGAATATCCTGGCTTTCGAACTCTTCGCCGATCAACTCAAAAAGTGGAATCGCAAGATCAATCTCACCGCCATCATCTCCGATGAAGAGATTGCGGTGAAGCACATTCTCGATGCCCTGGTATTTGCCGGCTGCGTGCGCGATGGCGAGAAGGTGCTGGATATGGGCTCCGGGGCAGGGGTGCCGGCCATCCCCTTGAAGATCGTCAAACCCTCGGTTCCGGTCACCTCCGTGGATGCGGTCGGAAAAAAGATCCTCTTCCAGCGCCATGTGGCCCGCCTCCTGAAATTCGTCGGCTTCGAGGCTATCCACGCCCGGGTGGAGGAGTTGTGCCGTACCCATGGTCACGGCTTCGATCTGATCACCTCGCGGGCCTTTTCGCGCCTGGAGCAATTTGTCGGTTTTGCCGCGCCGCTGTTGGCGGAGGGGGGGCGGCTGGTCGCCATGAAGGGTCCGGGCGCCGCCGATGAAATCCAAGCGGATGAAGAGCGTCTTGCCGCCCTGGGGTTTGAAATCGTGTCGGTCACGCCCTATCGGTTGCCGTTCAACAAGGGCGAACGTAACCTGATAGGGGTTACAGCCCGCAAAGCCGCTTGA
- a CDS encoding YbgC/FadM family acyl-CoA thioesterase, whose product MDIRIYYEDTDAAGVVYHASYLKFFERARTEYFRERGLGVAELADAGFVFPVIRMEIDFKAPALHDELVSIITRPERVGGSSFTVRQQAVRQSDGRLLVEAQVSLACIGPQRKARRIPQEIRRVLEEGAVQEA is encoded by the coding sequence ATGGACATCCGCATCTATTACGAGGACACCGACGCAGCGGGCGTGGTCTACCATGCCAGCTACCTGAAATTTTTTGAACGGGCCAGAACGGAATACTTCCGGGAACGGGGCCTTGGGGTGGCGGAACTCGCCGATGCCGGCTTCGTCTTTCCCGTGATCCGCATGGAGATCGATTTCAAGGCGCCCGCCCTGCACGATGAGCTGGTCTCGATCATTACCCGCCCGGAACGGGTTGGGGGCTCATCTTTTACGGTACGGCAACAGGCGGTGCGCCAATCGGACGGCCGGCTTCTGGTGGAGGCGCAAGTCAGCCTCGCCTGTATCGGCCCGCAACGCAAGGCGCGACGGATTCCGCAGGAGATCCGGCGCGTGCTAGAGGAAGGGGCGGTACAGGAGGCATGA